Part of the Bacillota bacterium genome is shown below.
ACCTCGGCCGCGATCCCGGCGATGCGCTCGAAGTCGATGAAACGCGGGTAGGCACTGGCGCCCGCCACGATGAGCCGGGGCCGGTGCTCCCGGGCCAGCTCCGCCATGCGCTCGTAGTCGATGGTTTCCGTGTCCGGGCGCACCCCGTAGGGCACAAAACGATAATACTTGCCGGATATGTTCAGGGGATGGCCGTGGGTCAGGTGCCCGCCGTGGGTCAGGTCCATCCCCATCACCGCGTCGCCGGGCTCCAGGACGGCGAAATATACGGCGGTGTTGGCCTGGGCACCGGCGTGGGGCTGCACGTTGGCGTGCTCGGCGCCGAACAGCCGCCTCGCCCGCTCCCGGGCCAGGTCCTCGACCACGTCCACGTATTCGCAGCCGCCGTAATAACGGGCCCCGGGCACGCCTTCGGCATACTTGTTGGTGAGCACCGAGCCCTGGGCCCACATGACCTCGGGCGGGGCGTAGTTTTCCGACGCGATGAGCTCCAGGCCCTCCTCCTGGCGGCCCAACTCCTCCGCCAGGGCCTCCGCTACCTCGGGGTCCACGCGCCGCAACCCTTCCGCACTGTACCGTTCCATGTTGCGCCTCCTGGGGTGGGATACGCTCAGCCGCGATGGGCTCCGTTCCCTGGTGTGATGCGGGTCAACCACGTTGCATTTCGCTGCGCGGACGACGTTCCCCTACCGGGCCGCGGGCGGGTCTGCGAGCGCTTGCCCGAGCTCCCCGGGGGCCGCCTCCGGGCGCAGGAAGGCCGGGCAGCGGAACTGGAGGGCCTGCCCCACGTGTTCCACGCCCACCTGCGCCCGCCCGTCCAGGTCGGCCAGGGTGCGGGCCACCTTCAGCAGGCGGTAGTAGCCGCGGCCAGTCAGCCCCAGCCGGGCGAAGCCCTCGGCCAGCACCTTCTCCGCCTCGGGAGTGAGCCGGCAGAAGGCGGACACCTCGCGGGGACCCATCTCCGCATTGAGACGCTTGCCCGCCGGCCGCAGGCGGTGGGCCTGGCGCTGGCGGGCCAGGAGGACCAGGGATCCAACCTCCCGGGAGGGGGGACCACCGGGTGCGTCACGCCATTCGTCCCAGGCCATGCGCCGGACCTCCACCTGGAGGTCGATGCGGTCCAGGAGGGGACCGGACATACGGTCCCAGTACTGGTGCACCTGCTGGCCGGTACAGGTGCAGGGGTACTCGGGGTCGCCCAAGCGGCCGCAGTGGCAGGGGTTCATGGCCCCCACCAGCATGAAGCGGGCTGGGAAGGTGACCCCCTCGCCCAGCCGTCCCAGGGTGACCCGACCCTCCTCCAGCGGGCCCCGCAGCGATTCCAGCAGGGGACCGGCGAAACGGTTCATCTCGTCCAGGAAGAGCACCCCCAGGTGGGCCAGGCTCACCTCCCCGGGTCTCACCGGGTGCCGGCCCCCTCCCACCAGGGCGGCCCGCCCCAGGTGGGGGTGGGGGGCACGCCAGGGGGGCTGGTAGAGCAGACCTCCCTCTCCCCCCAGCAGCCCGGCCACACTCCAGATCCGGCTCACCTCCAGAGACTCCTCCCGGGAGAGGGGAGGCAGGAGCCCGCGCAGGCAGGAGGCCAGCACCGTCTTGCCCGCCCCCGGGGGCCCCACCAGGAGCAGGTGATGCCCGCCGGCCGCCGCACACACCAGCGCCCGCTTGGGCAGCTGGTGGCCGCGCACTTCCACCAGGTCGGGGGCTTCCGCGGGCGTTACCTCAGACACCTGCCGGGGAGGCACCGGCAGTTCCCTTTCTCCCCGCGACCAGGCCACCAGGTCGGTAAGGCGGTTCAGGACGAGCACCTCAAGCCCGTCCACCACCGCCGCCTGCCCGGCCCCGTCGGCGGACACCACCAGCCCCCTGCCCAGCCGGGCGGCCGTGATGGCCATGGGCAGGATGCCGTCCACCGCCCGCACCCGCCCGTCCAGGCCCAGCTCCCCCACCAGGAACCAGGAACCCAGATCGCGCGCGCCCAGCTGGCCGGAAGCGGCCAGGATGGCGGTGGCCACGGGCAGGTCGAGCCCCGGGGACCCCTTATGCACGTCGGCCGGTGCCAGGTTGACGGTGATGCGCCGCAGGGGGAAGTCCAGCCCGGAGTTACGCACTGCCGAGCGCACCCGCGCCGTGGCTTCCTTCACCGAAGTCCCCGGCAGCCCCACGATCTGAACGCCGGGCAGTCCCGCCCCCACGTCGCACTCCACCCGCACCGGCACGGCGTCCAGGCCGGTGAGGGTGCAGCCCCAGGTCTTTCCCAGCACCTAGCATCCCCCGCCCCCGCCGGGAAGGGGCAGCCCCTCGGGCCGCCTGCCGCGGAAGAAGTACACCTCCCGGAAGCCCAGGTCGCGCAACATGCCCGCCACCGCCGGGAACTCCCAGGCCAGCTGCGCAGCGCGGTGGGCGTCCGACCCCAGGGTGATCAGGCTACCCCCCTTGCCCCGGTAAGCAGCCAGGGCAGACGCCCCCGGGTGAGGATGTCCCACCCCGTGGCGGAAGCCCGAGGTGTTCACCTCGATGGCTACCCCGACCCGCACCGCCAGGTCGAGGACCTCCCCCATGCGGCCCTCCCCGTCCCTGTCCACGCTCCGCCACATGTCGGCTCCCAGGCGCAGGAACACGTCGATATGCCCCAGCACGTCGAAGAGGCCGCTCTCCACCGCGGCCCGCATCTCGTCAAAGTAAGCGCCCAGCACACTCCGCGGGTCAAACCCGCCGCTCTGCAGGACCGCGCGCCCACGGGGATCGGAGCAATCCACACCCCCCACCTGGTGCAGGGAGCCCATCACCCCATCGAACTCCTTGCCCCGCAGGAACTCCCGGACCTCCCCTTCCAGGGACCGCAGGTAGGTCACCTCCACCCCCAGGCCCAGGTGCAGCCCGGGGTACTTCTCCCGGGCCGCCTCCACCGCGCGCCGGGCGGCGTCGTAATCGTACATCCGGTACCTCTTGCCATCCGGATCTAGCTCCACATGATCGGTGAATACGATCCCGCCCAGCCCCAACTCCAGGGCCCGGCGGCAATAGGCGTCTACGGGATCGCTACCGTCCCAGGAGTGGGCGCTGTGCACGTGGTGGTCCACTGCCCACCCCAGGTCGGGGACGTTCGTCGCGTTCTCGCTCAATGGCATAGGTCCTCCTCGTCGTCTTCTCCGGACGCGCGCGGGGAGGAGAGAAAGCTCAGGCGGTGACAGGGGGAGGGCCCCAGCCGGGCCAGGGCGGCGCAGTGGTCGCGGGTGGCGTATCCTTTGTGGCGGGCGAAGCCGTATCCGGGGTAGCGGGCGTCGAGTTCCCGCATGATGGCATCCCGGTGCACCTTGGCCAGCACCGAGGCGGCGGCCACCGAGCAACAGAGGGCATCCCCGCGGATGACCCCCCACTGGGGCTGCTCGACCCCGGGCAGCACGCCCCCGTCCACCAGCAGGAAGGAGGGGCGCAACGCCAGCCCCACCACCGCCCGGCGCATGGCCCGGTAGGTGGCCGCCAGGATGCCTTCCCGTTCTATGTACTCCACCTCCACCACTCCCACGGCCCAGGCCAGCGCCCGCTCCCTCACCAGGGCGGCCACCCGCTCCCGACGGTCGGGGACGAGCTTCTTGCCGTCATCCAGCCCGGGGATGACCAGCCCGGACGGGAGGACCACCGCCGCCGCCACCACGGGCCCCGCCAGCGGGCCCCGGCCGGCCTCGTCCACCCCGGCCACCGGACCCCTGCCCTCCGAGAGGGCCAGCTCGAACCTGTAATCGGGAGCCATCAGCTTCCCCCCCGGCACACCTCTCCCGTGCCTTCCGGGCCCGGAGCCCGCTCCAGGGTGATGCGGCCCAGCCTTCCCGCCTGGAAATCGGCGAGCAGGGCCCGGGCCGCCCGCTCCGGGTCGGGAGCCCCCCCGGCGCCCAAAAACCCCCGCCGCCGCGCGATGGCGGCCAGCGCCTCCTCCGCCGCTCCCCATTCTACCCCGTAGCGCTCGCGCAGCGCCAGCCGGCCCCGCTGCGGGAGGGCCTCGAGCAGGCAGGAGATGACCCGTGGGTAGGGCACCTGGCCCCAGGGCAGCACCCCGATGGCCACCAGCGTGGTGGCGACCTCCGGCTCGGGCCGGGGAGGGAGGAGCCCGGGCAGATCCAGGGCCTCCACGCCCCCGCCCGGCCCGTCCGCCACCCGCACCCACTGCTCTCCTCTGGTGACCCCGGGCAGGGCGCCCGTGCGCGCCACGCGCTGGCCGGTGAGGCGATTGAGCAGGGAGGACTTGCCCACGTTGGATACTCCCACCACCACCAGGCGCAGGGGGCGGTGCCAGGACCGGTGCGCCAGCTTCCCCCGGCGCCCCTCCAGCCAGGCACGTACCCCTTCCAGGCCCCGCCCCGTCCGCACGTCCACCGCCACCGCCTCCTCGCCCCGGGTGGCCAGATGCGCCACCCACCCGCCGGTCGAGGCCGGGTCGGCCAGATCGCTCCGGGCCAGTACCAGCAGCCGGGGGCGCGCCTCCACTAGCTCTACCAGGAGCGGGTTGCGGGAGGCCGCGGGGGCGCGCGCGTCCGCCACCTCGAGGACCACATCCACCAGGCGCATCCTCTGCCTGAGCAGCCGCATGGCCCTGGCCATGTGGCCCGGGTACCAGCTCATCTTCCCCACCTCAATACGGGCGGCGAGAGAGGCCCTTTGCCCGGGCCGTCCCCGCGCCTGCCGCCTGTTCCCTTGCCGTCCGGGTCCCTGCTGCCTGCCCACCGCCGGCGGCCGGGGCGCCGGCCCGGCCAGATCATACGATACCTGCCCGGTCCTGGCAATCGCGGCGCGTGGGGTAGGGTGGGGGCGGGGCCTGGGGTGGCCACCGCCCTCCGTGGTGGCAGCAGGTCTATCGCCGCGCCAGGCGCACGCTCTCCAGACGAGCGGATTCCTCCGCCAGGAAGATGGCCTTCACCTCCAGGTACCTGCCGGGAGGAAGATCCGCCGGCTCCGGAGCGGCTGACGTCCAGTGAAGCCCATCGGAGGAGGCGCGGAAGCTGAGCGTCACCCCCGTCCCCCTCACCTCCGCCAGGCGCCAGCGGGTGTTCTCTTCCCCTTCCAGGCGCCAGATCACCTCCGGACGGGGCACCACCTCCAGCACTCCACCCCCGTCCGCCACCAGGTAGATCAGGCCGTCCACCACCACTGCCGTCCCGCAGGCGGGCGCGGGCAGGGGGCGGGGCATCTCCCGCACGGCGGAGCCGCCCGGCTCCACCTCCAGGATGCGGGCGGAAAGCCCTTCCCGGCCGACCCCGCCCATCACGTAGAGGCGATCCTGCCACAGGACCGCCGCCGCCCTCTCCAGGGGCAGGGGGAGATGGGCCACCTGCCGCAGGGAACCATCCACCGGGCAGAACAGCAGGACTTCGTCCAGCAGCCCTGCCGGACTGCGGCCTCCCACCAGCCATATCCCCTCCGGTGCGCTTACCGCCACCGCCTGCCCGCGGGGGGACGGGAGCCTCACCGGCAGTTCCTCCCACGAGAAGGCGACCGGATCGAACCGCAGGATGCGGTCGCTGGAGCCGGCGTCCGTGCACCCGCCCAGGACGTACACCGCGTCGCCCCAGGCCGCCGCTGCCGAACCTTCCATGGCCCGGGGCAGGGATGCCACCGCCCGGGCGGTCCCGCTGTCCAGATCCACCATGGCTATGGTGCTCAGCCTGCCTCCCACCAACGCGTGGCGGTTACGCCCGCCAAAGGTGAAAATGCGATTTCCCACCCGGGCGCAGGGGGCGTTCATGATCCGTCCGGGCAGCGTGAATCCCAGCACCCGTTCCTCCCGGTCGCGCAGGGTCAGCCGGCGAATCTGCTCCGTGGCCCAGATGCCGGGGGCCCCGCCCACCACGTAGATGTCGCCGCCCCTCCCCGCCACCACCCCCGCGTAGGTGAGGGGAGCACCCAGGGTGAGTACCGGCCGCGGGCTGCCCGGCTCCCGGCGCAACCGCAGCACCCTGGCCAGCTCGACCGCAGGGCTGCTCGATCCCCCGCAGAAATACGCTTCACCACCCCGGACGACGCCCGCCGCGCCCCAGCACCCGGGGGCGAAGGAGAGGGCCGGAGTGAGCCGATCCACGCCCCGTTCGGGGGTGTATGACCACAGGGTGTTCAGGGCAGCGGGATTCCCCGGGTTCCCCGCCGCCCCGCCCAGCAGGTACACCACCCCCTCCAGGACAGCCGCAGCGGATCGAGCCGCGCCTGCGGGCAGGCGATGCCTGGTATCCTCCACCACCCCGCTCCGGGGTGAGTACCTCAGGATGCGGTCCGACCAGCCCCGGGGCGTCTGGCCCCCGAACAGGTAGATATACTCGCCCAGCGCCACCGCCGGGGCCCCCGCCAGGGCCGTGGGGAGGGTGGTGGGGAGCTGGTCGATGGCCTCCGCGCCGGGGTCGAACGCGAAGATGGCCGGGGAGGGCGCGCCTCCCAGATAGCCGCCGAACACGTAGACCTTACCCGCGTGAGCACACGCGGTGGCTCCCGTGAGGGGGGCGGGAAAACTGCAGTTCAGCCTGCGCAGCGGTTTCCCCACTCCCTCGTACGCCCAGACCTCCTGCCCGGCCTCCCCGGGGCCGCCCCCCAGGAGATAGGCCCTATCGCCCACGGTAGCCACCGTCGCCTCCGGAGCCTCGTAGGGCAGGCGGGTTGGCAGGAGCTGCCACTCTTCGTCGGGGCCAGGCTGGTACAGGATGCCGTCGGCATTGCCCCGGCCTCCCAGCAGGTAGGCTCCCCCCGCCACCAGGGCGGCGCCCGCTCCCGACACCGGCACGGGCAGGGAGCAGCCCGGCCCCAGGGTGGGACCGTGCTCGGGGACGAGGGCACCTTCCCGCTCCCGGACACCCGCGCAGGAGAAGACCGCATCGGGCGCCGCCACCCCGACCCCCAGCTGAACGGTCTCCCCTCCTCCGGTCCCGGAGGACTCTTCCCCGCCCGCCGGAGGTCGCTGTCCCTCCCCGGGCACCTCCCCTTCCCCGGGTGACTGTCCCTCCCCGGGCGGCTGCCCATCGTCTGACGATTCCTCTCCCTCACGGCCCTGCCCGGGAGGGGTCTCCCTGGGGAATCCCGTTCCCAGGGGCGCGCCCCCCGGTTCCTCGGGCAGGAACACGATGGTGTCCGCCGCCCATGGCGGCGCCGCCGTGGTGGCAAACACCCGGCCCAGGCGGTTGATGCCGTAGTACAGCGGGAGCGGTTCACCGCCCAGGCCCGCCTGGACCGCGTCGCCGGCCGGCAGGGAGCGCAGGCCGGCCGCAAAGGGTCGCCCATCGCCCCCGGTCGCCCCTAGGTCGAGGAGAGAGGCCAGGGGCCCACCCTGCGGAAGGGACCCGCCGCGGGGGGCCTGGTCGGCCACGGGATATCTCCCCCAGAGAGCATAGAAAAGGTCGCACGCCGACTGCAGCCCCCTCATGCTGCCGCGCCAGGCCTGTACGCGGGCCCGCGGGAACATACCCGGCATGGCCCCGGCCACCACCGCGGCCAGCAGCGCCACGATGGTCACCGCCGCCAGCACCTCCACCAGAGAGCTGCCCCGGTTATTCTTCATCACGACGCAGGCCCCCCTTGCGCTCGTCCACCGGGAACTGCCGCATCCCGGGCAAACCCCGTACCAGCCGGGCCAGGGCACGGCGGCCCTGCCAGCCCCGGCTTCCGCACTCCGGACAACC
Proteins encoded:
- a CDS encoding prepilin-type N-terminal cleavage/methylation domain-containing protein, which codes for MKNNRGSSLVEVLAAVTIVALLAAVVAGAMPGMFPRARVQAWRGSMRGLQSACDLFYALWGRYPVADQAPRGGSLPQGGPLASLLDLGATGGDGRPFAAGLRSLPAGDAVQAGLGGEPLPLYYGINRLGRVFATTAAPPWAADTIVFLPEEPGGAPLGTGFPRETPPGQGREGEESSDDGQPPGEGQSPGEGEVPGEGQRPPAGGEESSGTGGGETVQLGVGVAAPDAVFSCAGVREREGALVPEHGPTLGPGCSLPVPVSGAGAALVAGGAYLLGGRGNADGILYQPGPDEEWQLLPTRLPYEAPEATVATVGDRAYLLGGGPGEAGQEVWAYEGVGKPLRRLNCSFPAPLTGATACAHAGKVYVFGGYLGGAPSPAIFAFDPGAEAIDQLPTTLPTALAGAPAVALGEYIYLFGGQTPRGWSDRILRYSPRSGVVEDTRHRLPAGAARSAAAVLEGVVYLLGGAAGNPGNPAALNTLWSYTPERGVDRLTPALSFAPGCWGAAGVVRGGEAYFCGGSSSPAVELARVLRLRREPGSPRPVLTLGAPLTYAGVVAGRGGDIYVVGGAPGIWATEQIRRLTLRDREERVLGFTLPGRIMNAPCARVGNRIFTFGGRNRHALVGGRLSTIAMVDLDSGTARAVASLPRAMEGSAAAAWGDAVYVLGGCTDAGSSDRILRFDPVAFSWEELPVRLPSPRGQAVAVSAPEGIWLVGGRSPAGLLDEVLLFCPVDGSLRQVAHLPLPLERAAAVLWQDRLYVMGGVGREGLSARILEVEPGGSAVREMPRPLPAPACGTAVVVDGLIYLVADGGGVLEVVPRPEVIWRLEGEENTRWRLAEVRGTGVTLSFRASSDGLHWTSAAPEPADLPPGRYLEVKAIFLAEESARLESVRLARR
- a CDS encoding ribonuclease HII, with amino-acid sequence MAPDYRFELALSEGRGPVAGVDEAGRGPLAGPVVAAAVVLPSGLVIPGLDDGKKLVPDRRERVAALVRERALAWAVGVVEVEYIEREGILAATYRAMRRAVVGLALRPSFLLVDGGVLPGVEQPQWGVIRGDALCCSVAAASVLAKVHRDAIMRELDARYPGYGFARHKGYATRDHCAALARLGPSPCHRLSFLSSPRASGEDDEEDLCH
- a CDS encoding YifB family Mg chelatase-like AAA ATPase, with product MLGKTWGCTLTGLDAVPVRVECDVGAGLPGVQIVGLPGTSVKEATARVRSAVRNSGLDFPLRRITVNLAPADVHKGSPGLDLPVATAILAASGQLGARDLGSWFLVGELGLDGRVRAVDGILPMAITAARLGRGLVVSADGAGQAAVVDGLEVLVLNRLTDLVAWSRGERELPVPPRQVSEVTPAEAPDLVEVRGHQLPKRALVCAAAGGHHLLLVGPPGAGKTVLASCLRGLLPPLSREESLEVSRIWSVAGLLGGEGGLLYQPPWRAPHPHLGRAALVGGGRHPVRPGEVSLAHLGVLFLDEMNRFAGPLLESLRGPLEEGRVTLGRLGEGVTFPARFMLVGAMNPCHCGRLGDPEYPCTCTGQQVHQYWDRMSGPLLDRIDLQVEVRRMAWDEWRDAPGGPPSREVGSLVLLARQRQAHRLRPAGKRLNAEMGPREVSAFCRLTPEAEKVLAEGFARLGLTGRGYYRLLKVARTLADLDGRAQVGVEHVGQALQFRCPAFLRPEAAPGELGQALADPPAAR
- the ylqF gene encoding ribosome biogenesis GTPase YlqF encodes the protein MSWYPGHMARAMRLLRQRMRLVDVVLEVADARAPAASRNPLLVELVEARPRLLVLARSDLADPASTGGWVAHLATRGEEAVAVDVRTGRGLEGVRAWLEGRRGKLAHRSWHRPLRLVVVGVSNVGKSSLLNRLTGQRVARTGALPGVTRGEQWVRVADGPGGGVEALDLPGLLPPRPEPEVATTLVAIGVLPWGQVPYPRVISCLLEALPQRGRLALRERYGVEWGAAEEALAAIARRRGFLGAGGAPDPERAARALLADFQAGRLGRITLERAPGPEGTGEVCRGGS
- a CDS encoding histidinol-phosphatase HisJ family protein, with the translated sequence MSENATNVPDLGWAVDHHVHSAHSWDGSDPVDAYCRRALELGLGGIVFTDHVELDPDGKRYRMYDYDAARRAVEAAREKYPGLHLGLGVEVTYLRSLEGEVREFLRGKEFDGVMGSLHQVGGVDCSDPRGRAVLQSGGFDPRSVLGAYFDEMRAAVESGLFDVLGHIDVFLRLGADMWRSVDRDGEGRMGEVLDLAVRVGVAIEVNTSGFRHGVGHPHPGASALAAYRGKGGSLITLGSDAHRAAQLAWEFPAVAGMLRDLGFREVYFFRGRRPEGLPLPGGGGGC